In one window of Primulina tabacum isolate GXHZ01 chromosome 8, ASM2559414v2, whole genome shotgun sequence DNA:
- the LOC142552641 gene encoding putative 6-phosphogluconolactonase 2 isoform X1: MAFSVDNKNGRQLRIHENAVELSNNLAEYIAELSEASIKERGVFAIALSGGSLITLMGRKLCEAPYNKTVDWGKWYIFWADERVVAKSHVDSNYKLAKDSLFSKVPIIHSHMHSINDSVTAEQAAEDYEFVIRQLVRTRVINVSEVFDCPKFDLVLLGMGPDGNIASLFPNHAALQERELWVTFITDSPKPPPERITFTLPVINSASNVAVVVTGVGKAEAAHLAIDNIGPESPARMVSPINGKLVWFLDIEAASKLEGIKF; the protein is encoded by the exons ATGGCTTTTTCTGTGGATAACAAGAATGGTAGACAGTTAAGAATTCATGAAAATGCCGTTGAGCTGAGCAACAATTTGGCAGAGTATATTGCAGAATTATCCGAGGCTTCTATAAAAGAGAGGGGAGTCTTTGCCATTGCTTTATCTGGTGGTTCGCTTATTACCTTGATGGG CAGAAAACTATGTGAAGCCCCTTACAACAAGACTGTTGATTGGGGAAAGTGGTATATTTTCTGGGCTGATGAGCGCGTGGTTGCCAAAAGCCATGTTGACAGCAATTATAAGCTTGCTAAGGATAGTCTTTTTTCCAAG GTGCCTATTATCCACAGCCACATGCATTCCATCAACGACTCTGTGACAGCAGAACAAGCGGCGGAGGACTATGAATTTGTCATCAGACAGCTCGTTAGGACACGTGTGATCAATGTTTCTGAAGTTTTTGACTGTCCAAAATTCGACCTTGTCCTCCTGGGAATGGGACCTGATGGCAACATTGCATCATTATTTCCTAATCACGCTGCGCTACAAGAGAGAGAATTATGGGTGACTTTTATCACAGACTCCCCAAAGCCTCCACCTGAGAGAATCACTTTTACCTTGCCTGTGATAAATTCTGCCTCGAATGTTGCTGTGGTTGTTACAGGTGTTGGCAAAGCCGAAGCTGCACACTTGGCCATCGATAACATTGGCCCGGAATCTCCTGCGAGGATGGTTTCGCCAATCAACGGGAAGTTGGTGTGGTTTCTCGATATAGAAGCTGCTTCGAAACTTGAGGGTATAAAATTTTGA
- the LOC142552641 gene encoding putative 6-phosphogluconolactonase 2 isoform X2, with amino-acid sequence MAFSVDNKNGRQLRIHENAVELSNNLAEYIAELSEASIKERGVFAIALSGGSLITLMGKLCEAPYNKTVDWGKWYIFWADERVVAKSHVDSNYKLAKDSLFSKVPIIHSHMHSINDSVTAEQAAEDYEFVIRQLVRTRVINVSEVFDCPKFDLVLLGMGPDGNIASLFPNHAALQERELWVTFITDSPKPPPERITFTLPVINSASNVAVVVTGVGKAEAAHLAIDNIGPESPARMVSPINGKLVWFLDIEAASKLEGIKF; translated from the exons ATGGCTTTTTCTGTGGATAACAAGAATGGTAGACAGTTAAGAATTCATGAAAATGCCGTTGAGCTGAGCAACAATTTGGCAGAGTATATTGCAGAATTATCCGAGGCTTCTATAAAAGAGAGGGGAGTCTTTGCCATTGCTTTATCTGGTGGTTCGCTTATTACCTTGATGGG AAAACTATGTGAAGCCCCTTACAACAAGACTGTTGATTGGGGAAAGTGGTATATTTTCTGGGCTGATGAGCGCGTGGTTGCCAAAAGCCATGTTGACAGCAATTATAAGCTTGCTAAGGATAGTCTTTTTTCCAAG GTGCCTATTATCCACAGCCACATGCATTCCATCAACGACTCTGTGACAGCAGAACAAGCGGCGGAGGACTATGAATTTGTCATCAGACAGCTCGTTAGGACACGTGTGATCAATGTTTCTGAAGTTTTTGACTGTCCAAAATTCGACCTTGTCCTCCTGGGAATGGGACCTGATGGCAACATTGCATCATTATTTCCTAATCACGCTGCGCTACAAGAGAGAGAATTATGGGTGACTTTTATCACAGACTCCCCAAAGCCTCCACCTGAGAGAATCACTTTTACCTTGCCTGTGATAAATTCTGCCTCGAATGTTGCTGTGGTTGTTACAGGTGTTGGCAAAGCCGAAGCTGCACACTTGGCCATCGATAACATTGGCCCGGAATCTCCTGCGAGGATGGTTTCGCCAATCAACGGGAAGTTGGTGTGGTTTCTCGATATAGAAGCTGCTTCGAAACTTGAGGGTATAAAATTTTGA
- the LOC142552643 gene encoding fructokinase-like 2, chloroplastic isoform X1, giving the protein MASAPFTQFSFMPRIYKWHTNWNAFPYMNLVQLQHYQVNDKVLRAVSRSEKIDSYGQEVSNGEEGIKQKKSSRTTKRSSPGTMGKAATDSPDESSVANGSVSDGEIVATSGLNENSKKTRTRTRKKAPLASGIPEEETTEKVTRRRRTKKSAPLEESQIKETEFSDSEASIFDVTLDDSEEELDVNLDDGEDISYTYGWPPLVCCFGAAQHAFVPSGRRANRLIDYEIHERRKDAMWAPEKFVRASGGCTSNVAVALASLGGKVAFMGKLGDDAYGQSLLYFMNINKVQTRSVRIDGKRSTAISQMKMGKRGGLRMTSTKPCAEDCLTKSEINIDVLKEAKMFYFNTFSLLDRNMRSTAFQAIKISKKLGSVIFYDLNLPLPLWHSSEETKIFIQKAWNLANIIEVTKQELEFLCGITPTEKFDTKDNDRSKFTHYPPEVVNQLWHENLKVLFVTNGTSKIHYYTKEHNGEVRGMEDAPLTPFTADMSASGDGIAAGILRMLTVQPHLICDKGYLERTIRYAISCGVIDQWLQGRSRGFPPKEGMEDVEPDMNGIKSVTEREYRTIVPIPAT; this is encoded by the exons ATGGCTTCAGCGCCCTTTACGCAATTTTCATTTATGCCCAG AATATACAAATGGCACACAAATTGGAATGCTTTTCCCTATATGAACTTAGTGCAACTTCAGCATTATCAAGTAAATGACAAAGTACTTAGAGCAGTCTCGAGGAGTGAAAAAATTGACTCGTACGGTCAGGAGGTCTCAAATGGAGAAGAGGGAATCAAGCAGAAAAAGAGTAGTCGCACAACTAAACGATCTTCTCCAGGAACCATGGGAAAAGCAGCAACTGACAGTCCAGATGAAAGTTCAGTTGCCAATGGTAGTGTGAGCGATGGGGAGATTGTTGCTACGTCAGGCTTAAATGAGAACTCAAAAAAAACCCGAACTAGAACTCGGAAAAAAG CTCCTTTGGCGTCTGGGATCCCCGAGGAAGAAACAACTGAAAAAGTCACGAGGAGGAGGAGAACTAAGAAAAGTGCTCCTCTGGAAGAGAGCCAAATCAAGGAGACAGAATTTAGTGATAGCGAGGCAAGTATATTTGATGTGACTTTGGATGACAGTGAAGAGGAACTTGATGTTAACttagatgatggagaggatatTAGCTATACATATGGCTGGCCACCCCTTGTTTGCTGCTTTGGTGCAGCACAACATGCTTTTGTGCCATCGGGAAGACGAGCCAACCGGCTCATAGACTATGAAATACATGAGCGAAGAAAGGATGCCATGTGGGCGCCAGAGAAATTTGTTCGTGCTTCGGGAGGATGTACAAGTAATGTTGCGGTGGCGCTTGCGAGTTTGGGAGGAAAAGTTGCTTTCATGGGTAAACTCGGTGATGATGCCTATGGTCAATCGTTGCTGTATTTTATGAATATCAACAAGGTCCAGACCAGATCGGTACGCATTGATGGTAAAAGATCAACAGCTATATCACAAATGAAAATGGGTAAGAGGGGTGGATTGAGAATGACTAGTACGAAACCATGTGCCGAGGATTGTTTGACAAAATCTGAGATCAATATTGATGTGTTGAAAGAG GCAAAAATGTTTTACTTCAATACATTTAGTCTCCTCGATAGAAACATGAGATCAACGGCATTTCAAGCTATTAAGATCTCAAAAAAGCTGGGAAGTGTTATCTTTTACGATCTCAACCTTCCATTGCCACTTTGGCATTCTAGTGAAGAAACTAAAATATTCATACAGAAGGCTTGGAATCTAGCCAATATTATTGAGGTGACGAAGCAAGAATTAGAATTTCTTTGTGGAATAACACCAACAGAGAAATTCGACACAAAAGATAATGATAGATCTAAATTTACTCACTATCCACCTGAAGTGGTTAATCAGCTCTGGCATGAAAATCTGAAGGTCTTATTTGTGACAAATGGAACTTCGAAGATTCATTACTACACTAAGGAGCACAATGGTGAAGTTCGTGGAATGGAGGATGCACCTCTTACTCCTTTTACTGCCGACATGTCTGCATCAGGAGATGGTATTGCTGCAG GTATCTTGAGGATGCTTACAGTTCAGCCACATCTGATATGTGATAAAGGGTATTTGGAGCGTACAATCAGATACGCCATTAGCTGTGGTGTAATAGACCAATGGCTGCAGGGTAGATCACGTGGCTTTCCCCCGAAAGAAGGCATGGAAGATGTGGAGCCGGATATGAATGGCATAAAATCTGTAACAGAAAGGGAATACAGAACCATAGTGCCCATTCCTGCAACTTGA
- the LOC142552643 gene encoding fructokinase-like 2, chloroplastic isoform X2, with amino-acid sequence MASAPFTQFSFMPRIYKWHTNWNAFPYMNLVQLQHYQVNDKVLRAVSRSEKIDSYGQEVSNGEEGIKQKKSSRTTKRSSPGTMGKAATDSPDESSVANGSVSDGEIVATSGLNENSKKTRTRTRKKAPLASGIPEEETTEKVTRRRRTKKSAPLEESQIKETEFSDSEASIFDVTLDDSEEELDVNLDDGEDISYTYGWPPLVCCFGAAQHAFVPSGRRANRLIDYEIHERRKDAMWAPEKFVRASGGCTSNVAVALASLGGKVAFMGKLGDDAYGQSLLYFMNINKVQTRSVRIDGKRSTAISQMKMGKRGGLRMTSTKPCAEDCLTKSEINIDVLKEVLFVTNGTSKIHYYTKEHNGEVRGMEDAPLTPFTADMSASGDGIAAGILRMLTVQPHLICDKGYLERTIRYAISCGVIDQWLQGRSRGFPPKEGMEDVEPDMNGIKSVTEREYRTIVPIPAT; translated from the exons ATGGCTTCAGCGCCCTTTACGCAATTTTCATTTATGCCCAG AATATACAAATGGCACACAAATTGGAATGCTTTTCCCTATATGAACTTAGTGCAACTTCAGCATTATCAAGTAAATGACAAAGTACTTAGAGCAGTCTCGAGGAGTGAAAAAATTGACTCGTACGGTCAGGAGGTCTCAAATGGAGAAGAGGGAATCAAGCAGAAAAAGAGTAGTCGCACAACTAAACGATCTTCTCCAGGAACCATGGGAAAAGCAGCAACTGACAGTCCAGATGAAAGTTCAGTTGCCAATGGTAGTGTGAGCGATGGGGAGATTGTTGCTACGTCAGGCTTAAATGAGAACTCAAAAAAAACCCGAACTAGAACTCGGAAAAAAG CTCCTTTGGCGTCTGGGATCCCCGAGGAAGAAACAACTGAAAAAGTCACGAGGAGGAGGAGAACTAAGAAAAGTGCTCCTCTGGAAGAGAGCCAAATCAAGGAGACAGAATTTAGTGATAGCGAGGCAAGTATATTTGATGTGACTTTGGATGACAGTGAAGAGGAACTTGATGTTAACttagatgatggagaggatatTAGCTATACATATGGCTGGCCACCCCTTGTTTGCTGCTTTGGTGCAGCACAACATGCTTTTGTGCCATCGGGAAGACGAGCCAACCGGCTCATAGACTATGAAATACATGAGCGAAGAAAGGATGCCATGTGGGCGCCAGAGAAATTTGTTCGTGCTTCGGGAGGATGTACAAGTAATGTTGCGGTGGCGCTTGCGAGTTTGGGAGGAAAAGTTGCTTTCATGGGTAAACTCGGTGATGATGCCTATGGTCAATCGTTGCTGTATTTTATGAATATCAACAAGGTCCAGACCAGATCGGTACGCATTGATGGTAAAAGATCAACAGCTATATCACAAATGAAAATGGGTAAGAGGGGTGGATTGAGAATGACTAGTACGAAACCATGTGCCGAGGATTGTTTGACAAAATCTGAGATCAATATTGATGTGTTGAAAGAG GTCTTATTTGTGACAAATGGAACTTCGAAGATTCATTACTACACTAAGGAGCACAATGGTGAAGTTCGTGGAATGGAGGATGCACCTCTTACTCCTTTTACTGCCGACATGTCTGCATCAGGAGATGGTATTGCTGCAG GTATCTTGAGGATGCTTACAGTTCAGCCACATCTGATATGTGATAAAGGGTATTTGGAGCGTACAATCAGATACGCCATTAGCTGTGGTGTAATAGACCAATGGCTGCAGGGTAGATCACGTGGCTTTCCCCCGAAAGAAGGCATGGAAGATGTGGAGCCGGATATGAATGGCATAAAATCTGTAACAGAAAGGGAATACAGAACCATAGTGCCCATTCCTGCAACTTGA